A stretch of Henckelia pumila isolate YLH828 chromosome 4, ASM3356847v2, whole genome shotgun sequence DNA encodes these proteins:
- the LOC140867264 gene encoding uncharacterized protein: MDNSQNLSYQAGQAKGQAQEKCNQMMDKASNAAQSAKETVQEAGQQVKAKAQGAAESVKNATGINK; this comes from the exons ATGGATAATTCACAGAACTTGAGCTACCAAGCCGGCCAGGCCAAGGGCCAGGCACAG GAAAAATGCAACCAGATGATGGACAAGGCTAGTAACGCTGCACAATCTGCCAAGGAAACAGTGCAGGAG GCTGGACAGCAGGTAAAAGCTAAGGCGCAAGGTGCAGCTGAATCTGTGAAGAATGCAACTGGCATCAATAAGTGA